From Suncus etruscus isolate mSunEtr1 chromosome 6, mSunEtr1.pri.cur, whole genome shotgun sequence, one genomic window encodes:
- the RER1 gene encoding protein RER1 yields MSEGDSAGDSVHGKPSAAFRFFSRLGQIYQSWLDKSTPYTAVRWVVTLGLSFVYMIRVYLLQGWYIVTYALGIYHLNLFIAFLSPKVDPSLMEDSDEGPSLPTRQNEEFRPFIRRLPEFKFWHAATKGILVAMVCTFFEAFNVPVFWPILVMYFIMLFCITMKRQIKHMIKYRYIPFTHGKRTYGGKEDMGKTFAS; encoded by the exons ATGTCGGAAGGGGACAGCGCCGGCGACTCGGTGCACGGCAAGCCGTCGGCGGCGTTCAGGTTCTTCTCGAGGCTCGGACAG ATCTACCAGTCTTGGCTGGACAAGTCGACGCCTTACACGGCTGTGCGATGGGTGGTCACGCTGGGCCTGAGTTTCGTGTACATGATCCGAGTTTACCTGCTACAG GGTTGGTACATCGTCACTTATGCCCTGGGGATCTATCACCTCAACCTCTTCATAGCGTTCCTGTCCCCCAAGGTGGACCCGTCCTTAATGGAGGACTCAG ATGAAGGCCCGTCCCTGCCCACCCGGCAGAACGAGGAGTTCCGGCCCTTCATCCGGAGGCTCCCTGAGTTTAAGTTCTG GCACGCAGCGACCAAGGGCATCCTGGTGGCCATGGTCTGCACCTTCTTTGAGGCCTTCAATGTGCCAGTGTTCTGGCCCATCCTGGTGATGTACTTCATCATGCTCTTCTGCATCACCATGAAGAGACAGATTAAG CACATGATCAAGTACCGGTACATCCCGTTCACGCACGGCAAGAGGACGTACGGGGGCAAGGAGGACATGGGCAAGACGTTCGCCAGCTAG
- the PEX10 gene encoding peroxisome biogenesis factor 10 isoform X2 has product MALTRASPPEVVRAAQKDEHYRSALRSAAGGAVHSLAGARRWLEWRRELELLADAAYFGLTTLAGFQTLGEEYVGVVQVERGGRRVPSAARRALLVALHCLLPYALDRALLRLELALQPDPRRASLGGPAAGGRGPGSGSGRAGAWRWLQRRAAGLGEPRRKLLLQGLAGLRRALDGLQRLHVACFYLQGAFYHLSKRAAGVTYLRAPRLQAEDPRARASYRLLGLLSLLHLALVLSLQLYGFRQRQRVRREWPLPRCSAQRRSHAEDRAGARNSLCTLCLEERRHTAATPCGHLFCWECITQWCDTKTECPLCREKFVPQKLVYLRHYR; this is encoded by the exons ATGGCGCTCACCCGGGCCAGCCCGCCCGAGGTGGTGCGCGCCGCGCAGAAGGACGAGCACTACCGGAGCGCGCTGCGGAGCGCGGCGGGCGGCGCCGTGCACAGCCTGGCGG GAGCCCGGCGCTGGCTGGAGTGGCGCCGGGAGCTGGAGCTGCTGGCCGACGCCGCGTACTTCGGGCTGACCACGCTGGCGGGCTTCCAGACGCTGGGCGAGGAGTACGTGGGCGTGGTGCAGGTGGAGCGCGGCGGCCGGCGGGTGCCGTCGGCGGCGCGGCGCGCGCTGCTGGTGGCGCTGCACTGCCTGCTGCCCTACGCGCTGGACCGCGCGCTGCTGCGGCTGGAGCTGGCCCTGCAGCCCGACCCGCGCCGCGCCTCCCTGGGCGGGCCGGCCGCCGGCGGGCGCGGGCCGGGCTCGGGCTCGGGCCGCGCGGGGGCCTGGCGCTGGCTGCAGCGGCGCGCGGCGGGCCTGGGCGAGCCGCGCAGGAAGCTGCTGCTGCAGGGCCTGGCGGGGCTGCGGCGCGCGCTGGACGGGCTGCAGCGCCTCCACGTCGCCTGCTTCTACCTCCAGGGCGCCTTCTACCACCTGTCCAAGAGGGCCGCGGGGGTCACCTAC CTCCGCGCCCCCCGCCTCCAGGCCGAGGACCCGCGGGCCCGCGCGAGCTACCGCCTGCTGGGGCTGCTGTCGCTGCTGCACCTGGCGCTGGTCCTAAGCCTGCAGCTCTACGGCTTCCGGCAGCGGCAGCGGGTCCGCCGAGAGTGGCCGCTGCCCCGCTGCAGCGCTCAGCGCAG GAGCCACGCAGAGGACCGAGCGGGCGCCCGGAACTCCCTGTGCACGCTGTGCCTGGAGGAGCGGCGCCACACGGCCGCCACGCCCTGTGGCCACCTCTTCTGCTGGGAGTGCATCACGCAGTGGTGTGACACCAAG ACGGAGTGCCCCCTGTGCCGGGAGAAGTTTGTGCCCCAGAAGCTGGTCTACCTGCGACACTACCGCTGA
- the PEX10 gene encoding peroxisome biogenesis factor 10 isoform X1 has product MALTRASPPEVVRAAQKDEHYRSALRSAAGGAVHSLAGARRWLEWRRELELLADAAYFGLTTLAGFQTLGEEYVGVVQVERGGRRVPSAARRALLVALHCLLPYALDRALLRLELALQPDPRRASLGGPAAGGRGPGSGSGRAGAWRWLQRRAAGLGEPRRKLLLQGLAGLRRALDGLQRLHVACFYLQGAFYHLSKRAAGVTYVSAPPRCQRPWVTAPRRPQLRAPRLQAEDPRARASYRLLGLLSLLHLALVLSLQLYGFRQRQRVRREWPLPRCSAQRRSHAEDRAGARNSLCTLCLEERRHTAATPCGHLFCWECITQWCDTKTECPLCREKFVPQKLVYLRHYR; this is encoded by the exons ATGGCGCTCACCCGGGCCAGCCCGCCCGAGGTGGTGCGCGCCGCGCAGAAGGACGAGCACTACCGGAGCGCGCTGCGGAGCGCGGCGGGCGGCGCCGTGCACAGCCTGGCGG GAGCCCGGCGCTGGCTGGAGTGGCGCCGGGAGCTGGAGCTGCTGGCCGACGCCGCGTACTTCGGGCTGACCACGCTGGCGGGCTTCCAGACGCTGGGCGAGGAGTACGTGGGCGTGGTGCAGGTGGAGCGCGGCGGCCGGCGGGTGCCGTCGGCGGCGCGGCGCGCGCTGCTGGTGGCGCTGCACTGCCTGCTGCCCTACGCGCTGGACCGCGCGCTGCTGCGGCTGGAGCTGGCCCTGCAGCCCGACCCGCGCCGCGCCTCCCTGGGCGGGCCGGCCGCCGGCGGGCGCGGGCCGGGCTCGGGCTCGGGCCGCGCGGGGGCCTGGCGCTGGCTGCAGCGGCGCGCGGCGGGCCTGGGCGAGCCGCGCAGGAAGCTGCTGCTGCAGGGCCTGGCGGGGCTGCGGCGCGCGCTGGACGGGCTGCAGCGCCTCCACGTCGCCTGCTTCTACCTCCAGGGCGCCTTCTACCACCTGTCCAAGAGGGCCGCGGGGGTCACCTACGTGAGT GCCCCGCCCCGCTGCCAGCGACCCTGGGTCACGGCTCCCCGCCGCCCGCAGCTCCGCGCCCCCCGCCTCCAGGCCGAGGACCCGCGGGCCCGCGCGAGCTACCGCCTGCTGGGGCTGCTGTCGCTGCTGCACCTGGCGCTGGTCCTAAGCCTGCAGCTCTACGGCTTCCGGCAGCGGCAGCGGGTCCGCCGAGAGTGGCCGCTGCCCCGCTGCAGCGCTCAGCGCAG GAGCCACGCAGAGGACCGAGCGGGCGCCCGGAACTCCCTGTGCACGCTGTGCCTGGAGGAGCGGCGCCACACGGCCGCCACGCCCTGTGGCCACCTCTTCTGCTGGGAGTGCATCACGCAGTGGTGTGACACCAAG ACGGAGTGCCCCCTGTGCCGGGAGAAGTTTGTGCCCCAGAAGCTGGTCTACCTGCGACACTACCGCTGA